The DNA sequence AATCCGCCAACGAAAACAatgtcatcgtcgtcctcggCTTCTCCGAGAACATCCACAACAGCCTCTACATCTCCCAAGCGATCATCTCGAATACGGGAtccatcctcaccacccgcaagaagatcaaagccACACACATGGAGCGCACCATCTTTGGGGACGCATTCGCCGACTGCCTCGACAGTGTCGTGGAGACTGCCGTTGGACGAGTGGGCGCCTTGTCGTGCTGGGAGCATATCCAGCCCTTGCTAAAGTATCATACATGCGCGCAACGAGAAGCGATCCACGTCGCGGCGTGGCCGCCATTGTTTGAGTGGGGCGGGCCGGAGGATGAGAGTCTGTTCTCTATGTCGAGGGATGGTATGCCTTTCTCACCACCTTGCTCAGGCTGAGTTGGAATTGACAGAATGAATTTGTGTCTAGGAACTATTGCGCTCGCACGTACCTACGCCATTGAATCATCCTCATTTGTCCTCCACACGACGGCGGTCATCAGCCAAGAGGGCGTCGAAAAGATGCGTACCGCCACAGGCGCGATAATGAACATGCCTGGTGGTGGAAGCTCGGCTATCTTTGGCCCCGACGGCCGGCTTCTTTCCAAGCCTCTGCTGCCGACCGAGGAGGGTATTATCTATGCCGATCTAGAAATGCATGATATTTACAAGACCAAGGCCTTTGTGGACGTTCTGGGCCACTACAGCCGGCCGGATCTGCTGTGGTTGGGCGTGGGATCTTGCGATAGGAGGCATGTGAAGGAGGACGCcgaggaaaggagagaagaccGAGTCGAGGTTCTGTGAGAAGTAACTGTCTAGTTTTGATGACTTCGTTCCGGTGGGGAAATTTCAATTACTATCAGTTTGATGCAAGAATCAGAGTTCCAACCCCATAGACAACTCCCACTGccggtactccgtatcaAAGACAAAGGTCTCCGGGCGGATGCTGTCAAACATCTCCATTTCGTCGCCATCGAAATTGGAATTAGCTGCATCTGCTTCCGCCGCCAATGGCCAGTTTTCCTCCGTATCTACGATCctcccatcctcctctctctcctcatcttcattttccctctccacttccctctccccctcctctgcctctgcctctgcctGCTGCCACCCggtctcctcggcctccccacctccaccagccTCGAATCCATATTGCAACGGCAAGGCTCCCATAACCCGCCACCTGTGCGCAAGCCCCCGCAACAGCCTGATGGCGCGCGTCGCCTTAACCCACCTACTCTGCATCACTAGAAGCGCACGGAAACACACGCGGAAGTGGGCAATCGATTGGCTACGCAAGGTATTGTGCGTGCTAGTCGCGTTACACAGATGCGTCACGGCGGCCGTGAGCACGCTATGCACGATAAAAGGTGGGGCCAAGGACAGCGGAAGAATATTGGCGTGGATACGCAGGAGACGGACGATGGATGCAGCAGCGGTGGTAACGGAGCGGAGGGCCAGACGGTAGATAGTCAGGCTGTTTCGGACGGCGACTTTGAGGTAAGGGcggtggatgaggatgaaggacATGTGGTAGGAGATGTGGAGATAGATAACAGCAGGAGTAGGAGTCTCCGTGGTGATGCTAGTGCGTGACAGCTGGAGGGAAGGGTGGATCTGCCGatagaaggagaggagcTGGTCGCGCgcgtcgaggaggaggcgggatCTCTCGGTGCTGCTGAGCTCGGAGAAATCAAACGAGTAACTGTGGGGCTTTAGTGGAGGAGTTCGCTTGGATAGATCAAGGGGTGGGTGTACATTTTGTCCATGTACTGGTCATGGATGAACCACAGGCGGCATTGGTAGTCGAATGCCAGCTCGTCCAGAGACGGCGAAGGACCGACCGCACTAAGGAAGGAGGGACACTTGATCCTTTTCCACGGGAGCAGACAGTTCCTGCCGAGGAGAGAGGTTGCAATTCTGTTGCATATGTTCAGTTGGCACTGCCCGGTCGGACAGGTAATATCATGAGCTTGACGCACCGGTCCATCAAAACAGAAGACCAAAGAGTCCTCAACCGTGAATCACGAGTTCTTGACTCCGCGGAGAGCTCACCAGGCGCTCGACTGGCGGGTCCTCTGTCTGGGGTTATGATGACTGGTAGGCCTAGGTGCAGAACTAGACTGGCACACATTGCTTTGCCGTAGAAGTCAGAACCTGGTACCTGGAGCTACTCCTTGCATATCCATTGTAACTCACAGTTATACATCCAGGCCATATTATGTTGCTCCAAGCCTAGCTCTCTCCACGACATGATGGAGAGAGACTGGATCGTCGAGATTTCTGGCAACTCTCGACAGAGCTGTAGTGCTGTCTTGTCAAATGCAGCGGCTGCCTCATCACCAATTGCCTTGCTCTGCGGGCCATCCGCAACCAGAGCTGCAGCGGCCAACGCAGCGGTTTTGACCAGTCGTAGGCCGTGACTCAGATCATCGCCGCGGAGTTGGTCGAGGGTTTCGCTGTCGACAAATTGCTGAATGGGGTTGATCAAGTTTGCGAACACATCAAGCAGATAGTTGGTAATCCCCAGTATATTAATCGGATCCGGCCAGGGGGCTGGTATATGCGGTGCTCCCGATGTGGACGCCGTTGGCGTGGCCACagcctttctcttctcccgAAAGTCTGCAGCGTCCCAGTGAGTGACGGGAAAACAGAAGTTGCCCGATGGCCCGATAAAGGATGCATCGCCGTTGTTATCAAGGCTCATGCGCCATATCAGGGCGCTTACATCCTCGATCGCCGTGGTCATGCTATCATGGATGGCAACAgcgccatcttcttcactgcTTCGCTTCGGCTCCCCCTGAGCATGAACCATATCATCGTCCAATATGGTCCGCCTGGAGAAGGGTGCCTGTGCCAGTTCCTGCTTTAGTATTGCAATCTCGTCTTCCAGCGTCCGCACATAGTCCGGATCCACTCTGCGCCTGCTGCAGATTAGCATCATTCAAGTTTGCTAAGGGTAGATACTGACTTCACACGCTTCTCCACCGTATACTCACAGATCCTGTTTCGTTCTAGGCAGTAGGAGCAGGTTGGGCGTAAGCCATCGCACTAGGGGTGAAGTTGTTCAATCTTTAGGCTCTTTCGCTCCTACCATGAGAGCTTACCTTGCGCTTCCGTTTCCGACAGGCCTCACACGCAACAGAAACGCGGGAATATGACTGCATTGTCTTGCTGCTTTGCAGTTCCATAGGCCATCAGTGTTAACCTGGAATCCTGGGTGAGATTCAGCTTCAGAGGCTACTGATAGCGATGCATAGGCGTGGTAGGAAACGGTTGCGGGGCACTTACGAGTCTGGGTACGGAGGATCGGAGTGGCCACTTCGCAATAACGGCTCTCCTCACTAAGTCTATCTACCGCCTAGTAATATACTGTATTGCTATCTCTATtaatatagaatattatataaaaagGACTTAAAAACTGTATAACTGTATGATCTGAGTTAATAATAGTTAAATATAAAGTATTTACTctaattattaatatttattctAGGTTATTAATTACTATTATTCCAGCTTTTTAAAGGCAAAAGActattatatttattaactatatataatacatTGACCGCGGGATTCTAATTAGGCCTAGCGCCGATGCGTTCCTTTATTAGATAGCTAAATAGTTAGAATCTCTTTTCTAAAGAATCAATGATGTCTATTTTATAAGGACTTATTAGATTATAAGCCCGGCcagttaaaaaaaaatcttagAActtaatattaatatttaatattagTTTAAACTTTTTATTCACGGGAAAGAAagctttaaaaaaaagagatcaataatatatattaaaatagcTAATGCAGTGACGTGGCGTATCTTCATTTGTGTATTTAAGGAGAAGACACAAGGCTGAGTTGCGGGGAACTACATTCGGACTTTGATTTTTCAATCCATCCTCTTTATGCACCCAGCAAATATTTTCATGAGCGAACTTAAGTGTGAGCCGACCTTATATCCAAATTCTTATCCAGTTCCCTAGCTTTACCATAGCTCCGCTTAATATAATGCCTTTCTGGGATGAATATACAATGGGCTAGATCTGTAATATTCATAAGAAATATATCGCTATTCGAGCTTTTCTAGATAAAATAGATAATATAGGTAAGCTACTAATGAATAACAACAATATTTATACTATTGGTGACGTCAGTCGTGTCTGAAGCCGTGATTATGCAGATTTAGTGCCTACGCCACTCCGTAAAGCACAAATAGCGGGCGAAGAGTAAACTTCCCCGCCAGTCATGTAAAAAGGCATATACACCTTGCTGTAGGGTGTATAAGTATACGGACCCTGCTCCCTTGATAGGTATGCTCTTACGCTTTTTGTAGTCCCCCGTTGAAATTGCTGAGCGTGTTCTTCTCTGCTGCGTTAAACAGATATTAAcgatatttcttttttcattaCATCCATCTCTACACAACCAACATGTATGACCCCTGTGGTTACTGGAAAGGATTGTGCTAGTAAGACAGATCGACATGAGGATGTGTTGGACATTGAGAGAAGACAACTACGTCAGCATATTGGGCTCAGCCCGGAACCCGGGGATTTACTATTCTATACACCTTGAATAcagccttttctttcattgaGATGGCGCCTGACTCTAGAGGAGCCACATGCAAACTTTCTATCTGTGGAAATAATATATGGCCCGGCGAATTACCTCATTCGTTAAACCCTGCCATGGGTTATGGTGCACGGTACAGATCGTCAGCTGGTGAGTCGTAAAAGACTAGCCCTCTTACTAGCGTTCAATAAGTTGATAATACCATCTCTCAGACTATTTTTCCGAAATATGCACCGGTGGTTGTGACTGGCCGCACTTCCCCACTCGGAAGGGAAAAGTGCTGGGGCCTGATCGTAAGCACAAGTACTTGGTTTGGTTCGGTATGTGATCCAAAATCCGATCGGAGTTATATCCGGAGATAACTATTAagaaatgaggaagagaCCGAGTAAGGATTCTTCCTCGAATAACAGTGTCTGGAAGTAATCAAATGACTAAGCTGTAGGATTTCTTACGTTTAGTATAAAGATCTTGTTAGATTCCCTAGAATTCCTCATGGTCTCTACATAATCTCCCCTTTCTGTATACcaagccatcttcatcactttGAGCAACCAAAATGCGTGTTTTCGTTACCGGAGGTACCGGCTTCATCGGCAAAGCTGTCGTTGAAGAACTGATCGGGAAAGGACATAGCGTCCTGGCCCTGACTCGTTCCGAGAAAGGTGCGAAGCTTCTGGCCAACCTAGGTGCCGACGTATATCATGGCAACCTGGGGGACCTTGAAAGTCTGAGAAAAGGAGCTGCCGCATCAGAGGGCGTCATTCATTGTGCTTTCCGAAACACCGTCCAGGATTTCACTGTGGCTGAATTTGAAGCAGCCTGCCAAGAGGAGAGGCAGGCGATTGAGGCAATTGGAAATGCTCTTGTTGGATCAAATAAGCCACTGGTCATCACGTCGGGCACGATGTTGCTTCCACCCGGTCGCTTAGGAACAGAAGATGACCACGATCCTAACCCTCGTTCACCTATCGCTTTGGCCCGAGGACCGTCAGAGATATTGGCTTTGTCGTTTGCCTCGAAAGGAGTACGTGTTTCTATCCTTCGCATCCCACCCGTCAATTATGGTGAAGGGGACGAAGGTTTCGTTCCAATGATGATAGACGCAGCGCGGAAGAACATGAAATCGATATATATGGGCGACGGGTTAAACCGCTGGCCAGCGACACATGTGCAAGACACTGCCAAAGCTTATCGTTTGGCGCTCGAAAAGGCCCCAGCCGGTTCAACTCTCCACGGCGTGGCTGAACAAGGCGTTCCGTTGAAAGATATTGCTGAAGCGATCGGAGAACGGCTGAGTGTTCCGGTGGAGAGTAAGGAATGGGAGGATATGAAAGCACATTTCGGGTGGTTGGCCAATATAGTTGCTCTTGACAACTATATCTCCAGCCAGAAGACACAGGCACTACTGGACTGGAAGCCAAAGCAGCGCCCACTTTTGTCTTATATCAAGGAGGATATATGAATCGTACAAGCTGGTATCTTGCATGTCTCAATTTTACTGAGAGCTATGAGAACGGATGGGCAATTCAAGCTCATCTGATTACATCTTCATTTTGCCAAGCCGAAATCAATGCAGAGTCCAACATATTTTTGTGAATGATGTATatttttttgtctttcatcACGGTTGCTCAAAAAATGGCATGTCCTATCCACCAAACACCCCAGATGAATGGCGTATGGGCTCCCAGAACGGTTGCTCTAGTTGATATTGCCACAAGGAACTGCTTTAGCTTGTGATATCTTTGTCCCTTAATATTGAGTGTTTAAAAATCAGCGTCTAACTGACATAAACCTAATACATTTATATTCCATTTGAATCGCGCACTATTTTTCCTATTTCAATCCGCTATTGAATAGCTACTGGCCCTCATAAGTTTCTGTAAAATTCGGTCCTTCTAGAAACCGAAAAGAGCAATGCGGCGTTTGTGTTTATCTATTAATCCCAGAGATGCGGTATTGTCTGCTAGGAGGGTCGCTGATTGGAACTCCCTCTGTACTGCTTTATTTAATAGCTGCTGGTGGAACGCAGCAGCGGTGTTAAAGTCCACTACtttatttaaataatatcTAATGGTGTTGGACTCATAATCAGTAATCTAATCCTGAATTGAGGCAGGCGCTTTGTCTACTTCGAGTATATTAGTTAGTTGTCGCTTCTGACATAGCGGGGGAAAGGATTATACTGTTAATAGCGTTGATATTGCTACGCTAGAGTATTTTCTAGGTTAGGTTTTGCTCCTTGCCAGACTTCTCTCCGGTCCGTTTAAGATTACGGCTCTAAGTTTGGGATTTAAGCGGTTGAAAATCTAATGTTTGATAACTATTTAAGGTATGCTCTGGCTCACGAAAGATTGGCTTATCTAAGTATTTACTCTTGACCTTCAATTTTATATCTCATTGATATAGAGGGATTGGGAAAGAGTATATAttctctatatctctatAAGCGGTGGTAAAGATGCGGTCATGCTAGGTGAGAGCTAAGAGTTGTAATAGTAAGTCAAAGATCAAGTTTTCTTCGTGCTCAATTATAAATCTCTTTCTATATTCGGGTAAGTAATATGgtaataaataatattaagAACTATGGCTTACATTCGAGGCTTGCCATCCTCTCCTTTGATATGGAGTAGAGTCGCAGTGGCGGCGAGGATGTTCGGGCAGCCAGGCACAGGGTTTCTAACTATACAGAAATCGACATGTGTCCAGATAGTGCCAGTGTTACTATCACCAGCAAGATAGCCATCATCTGTCACGCTATAACAGTCTGATATGGAATCAATATCCATCGTCTACGGTACTGTCGCAACGAATGGCCATTATGCTTTCATTACACATCCTACCGGTAGGAACAGGCCTAGAGATAAATTGAATTCCTAGCAGACCGCGCTTTGCTCAAAGAACATACAACTACAAGTCACACCTATAGTTGCTATCACCGAAACACGACTTACTCCAGCGACTTCAATATTTGCTCCTGCAGCAGTTGCTCTGTAAAATTCCATATCTGTGGTGTGTTGTGCGAGTCGAAAGTGGCTCCAGTATAATAGGTGTGCCGCTCACCCTGCAATGCGTTAAGCTCTTGGTAAAACCCATGCGCGATGGCATCGGCTGAGACTGTCATCTGGTATGGGCTGTGGTTTGCCAGTCTGACAAACTCAAGGTCAGTGCCGTCAATACCTTGGGTCTCTCGGATACTAGAGATGCCTTTCACGATGCCAGCTTTCACCTGTTCTTCCGACACTGGAAAACGACTGGAGAAATGGACTGTACATAGCCCCTGCACGTCGCTTgttctcatcatcagtatGCCAGGTAGCTGGGGACGCAGGAACGGGTGATCCGCCCCTCGGTTTATATAACAGATATTATCGGGAATGCCCTGGATGCGGACCAATGCGGGATAGAAGTAAATGTGTTGGAATTGAGAGAAgagctccttctccttggggcTGACATCGAAGCCTCCGAAGTTATCCAGGTGAGGTGGGAAGGCGACAATAATCTTCTTCGCGCGGATCAGCCTTGTCTGTGAGCCAGACTGCACTTCCATGTAGACCCAGCCTTTGGCATCGTCTCGATCCATCTGTACCACCCTGCTGTTCAGCAGTGCATCTTCTCCTAGCTCTTTACGGGCGGCATCGTATATGGCACTGTTATTATGATCGGCCGGGCGGACGAATCCAGTCTTTACCCCGTTCATAGTGTCAGCACACATGTACTTCATGATGTACAGTGTGGGCATAGTTTGCCAATCACCGAGTGCGTTGATCCACGCGCCCATTTGGCCGACCGCCGGCATCATATCATACTTTTGCACGAATTCTCCGAATGGAAGAAGCAGATCCTCCGGCACTGGATCCGGTAGATCAAACCCAGTCTTCAGATAGGGATATTTGGCCAGCTGGGCCATATATTTCTCCGTAAAGGCTGCCATTTCCGCCTTCGAGGAGTCCTGGACTGGCGTTCCCGTGCGGAAGTCAAACATGTGCATCTTGTAATCGAAGACAGCTTTCGTCAAAGGGATTTCAAAGTGCTCGAACATTTCTCGGACAGATGAAAGGTTCTGGAAGTAGGTGACGCCGTAGTCAACGGCCCGACCGGACTCGGGATCGATGTAGGTGTTCGTCTGGCCTCCGAGGCGGTCCTGTTTCTCTAAAACCACCACGCTTTTGTTGTGCTGACGTAGGCGAATGGCAGCGTGGGTGCCTGCTGGTCCGCCGCCGATGATACAGACATCACGAGTAATGATATCAGGTGGGCTATACTTGGAGACATCTATGCGACCTTCCATCTGTGGAGGCGCGGTCTGTGCCATGGTTTGTGAAAATGCACCCATAAGGAAGGAGAGGGCACTGTGGAAGAACCCCATGCTTGTTTAAAATAGACTGATGACTGAGGAAACACTGATATGAGCGGTGTGTGTTGGGCAGTGGTGAGAGAAAGTCACATTGG is a window from the Aspergillus oryzae RIB40 DNA, chromosome 6 genome containing:
- a CDS encoding SDR family oxidoreductase (flavonol reductase/cinnamoyl-CoA reductase), with the protein product MRVFVTGGTGFIGKAVVEELIGKGHSVLALTRSEKGAKLLANLGADVYHGNLGDLESLRKGAAASEGVIHCAFRNTVQDFTVAEFEAACQEERQAIEAIGNALVGSNKPLVITSGTMLLPPGRLGTEDDHDPNPRSPIALARGPSEILALSFASKGVRVSILRIPPVNYGEGDEGFVPMMIDAARKNMKSIYMGDGLNRWPATHVQDTAKAYRLALEKAPAGSTLHGVAEQGVPLKDIAEAIGERLSVPVESKEWEDMKAHFGWLANIVALDNYISSQKTQALLDWKPKQRPLLSYIKEDI
- a CDS encoding carbon-nitrogen hydrolase family protein (predicted amidohydrolase); translated protein: MTTPQPSQVRVAVTQAEPVWLDLKATVDKTCSLIAEAASKGAQLVSFPECWIPGYPAWIWTRPVDQELHSRYIQNSLTVSSPEMTQICKSANENNVIVVLGFSENIHNSLYISQAIISNTGSILTTRKKIKATHMERTIFGDAFADCLDSVVETAVGRVGALSCWEHIQPLLKYHTCAQREAIHVAAWPPLFEWGGPEDESLFSMSRDGTIALARTYAIESSSFVLHTTAVISQEGVEKMRTATGAIMNMPGGGSSAIFGPDGRLLSKPLLPTEEGIIYADLEMHDIYKTKAFVDVLGHYSRPDLLWLGVGSCDRRHVKEDAEERREDRVEVL
- a CDS encoding uncharacterized protein (predicted protein), which produces MGFFHSALSFLMGAFSQTMAQTAPPQMEGRIDVSKYSPPDIITRDVCIIGGGPAGTHAAIRLRQHNKSVVVLEKQDRLGGQTNTYIDPESGRAVDYGVTYFQNLSSVREMFEHFEIPLTKAVFDYKMHMFDFRTGTPVQDSSKAEMAAFTEKYMAQLAKYPYLKTGFDLPDPVPEDLLLPFGEFVQKYDMMPAVGQMGAWINALGDWQTMPTLYIMKYMCADTMNGVKTGFVRPADHNNSAIYDAARKELGEDALLNSRVVQMDRDDAKGWVYMEVQSGSQTRLIRAKKIIVAFPPHLDNFGGFDVSPKEKELFSQFQHIYFYPALVRIQGIPDNICYINRGADHPFLRPQLPGILMMRTSDVQGLCTVHFSSRFPVSEEQVKAGIVKGISSIRETQGIDGTDLEFVRLANHSPYQMTVSADAIAHGFYQELNALQGERHTYYTGATFDSHNTPQIWNFTEQLLQEQILKSLE
- a CDS encoding fungal specific transcription factor domain-containing protein (predicted protein); protein product: MAWMYNCSDFYGKAMCASLVLHLGLPVIITPDRGPASRAPGELSAESRTRDSRLRTLWSSVLMDRYSFDFSELSSTERSRLLLDARDQLLSFYRQIHPSLQLSRTSITTETPTPAVIYLHISYHMSFILIHRPYLKVAVRNSLTIYRLALRSVTTAAASIVRLLRIHANILPLSLAPPFIVHSVLTAAVTHLCNATSTHNTLRSQSIAHFRVCFRALLVMQSRWVKATRAIRLLRGLAHRWRVMGALPLQYGFEAGGGGEAEETGWQQAEAEAEEGEREVERENEDEEREEDGRIVDTEENWPLAAEADAANSNFDGDEMEMFDSIRPETFVFDTEYRQWELSMGLEL